From Shewanella acanthi:
ATTAGCCGCCGATACCGATGAGCAGAAGACTAGCCGTTTACTGCTGTCACAATTGACTGCTAATACGTTGCAAAAAGGCTTGAATTTACTAGGTATCGACACCCTAGAACGGATGTAAGCCATGAGCAATCGCGACTACGCTAACCGCAGCAGACCGCAGGCGGGCGCTAAACAGCGCCCTGTTCGTGCGACCCGCCGTCCGGCGCAGAAAAAGCCAGCCCCAAGCCAAAAACAACCCATCGCTTTGATACTCTTTGTCATCTTTGCTGTAGGTTGTTTCGTGTATTTTCTGTGGAGCATTAAGGACACCGCGAAACAAGAGCCTGTCGTCGAGGCAACATCCGAAACTCGCACTAAGCCTAAGGAACCCGCTGCAACGCTGATACCGAAGGTAAAGGAAGTTCAGCGACAAGCGGTAACAACGCCAGTAGAAGCGCCAGTGGAAGAGAAAGTGGTGGTCGAAGAGGCGCCTGAGCCTAAGAAAGACCCGAACGCCTTGCCGCCCAAACCAAAAGAAGAATGGACCTATCTCGACGAGCTTGAAAACAAGCATGTTGAGGTGGACTTGCCAGAGGTTGTAGCGACGCGTGCACCGCAGCAATATCAGATGCAATGCGCCTCTTTCCGCCAGGAGTCCCAAGCCAATCAAATGAAAGCGGTTATTGCCTTTCAGGGTTTAGAAGCCCAAGTAAGGCAAATTGAGGGCTCTTCAGGCACTTGGTATAAAGTCATCCTTGGTCCCTACGAGCGCAAACGTGATGCCGAGCGTAAGCGCCATACGCTGCAAAACGCAGGGATCAACGGCTGCCAAATTTTACCTATTACCAAGTAAATTAGGTGTCATTTAGCGGTGTTTACTGCCCGCTCAATTATCTAAAGCAAATTTTTAAAGTGGCAGGTGAGTAATCGCCTGCCACTTTTTTATGCTTGATTTCTACGACTAAAAGCTGCGTTTCAAACAGAGGAAGATTAAATACACCACCCCCAAAAAACGTCTAAGTCAATGTTTATTAATGACAAAATTCTTTATTAACTAAGATTAATATGCTGTTTAATTGACCTAGATCAAACTTAGGCGTATCTCTTAATTAACAGCAAATCCTGTTGCTGATTCCTCAAAACAAACCTAGGGCGAAATATTATGAATGCATTAATTGAAATAGAAGCCACGGAATTCAGTCAATTATTCAAACGCGGAGACGCACTCAAAATTCGGATGTTTATGGAGCATGTGCACATGCCATTAGACGTGCAAGATAAGATTATTGATGAGATATCAGCATTAACTAAGCTTGAACAAGAAACGATTGCTCGCTTAATTGAAACACACTCACACTCCGAGATTTCCGAACGATTAGCCTACTAACTGAGTTATTAAGCTTGCTTTCAAGACATCTTTCTAACAGTAACAGCGGAATATCAGCCACGATTTTTGATTTAATATACCAAAAGCAAAACACGTAAATGAGCCATAAAATAAGGCCAAATACGCAGTATCTGGCCCTCATTTATAATCCTCTTATCGCAACGAACATAAGCTTAACTTGGGTTATGACTTTTCCTGCAGGCCGATGCTATCCATCCAATAGTCAAAGTTAACCATATTGCCTGGCAGTACCACTTTACTATTCTTCTGACTTAAGCCATCAAGCTGCTTAAAATACTGCTCACCGAGTTGCATTCGCAGTGCATTATGTCCCCCCGGCGCAGCAATTACAGAAGCTAAACGCTCGATGGATTCCGCAGTTGCGCGGGATAAGGTGAGGATCTCCTCCGCCTTACCTTCAGCTTCGTTAATACGGCGCTGCATCTCGCCCTCAGAGCGGTTAACCGTTTCGGCCTTAATCCCCTCAGAGCGGTTAATTTTACTCTGCTTATCACCCTCACTCTTAGCGAGCAGAGCGCGGCGTTCACGCTCAGCATTCACCTGCATTTCCATCGCATTTTTTACTGTTTCTGGCGGGGTAATGTTTTTAATCTCATATCGATGGACTCGAATCCCCCAAGTCGCGCCAGCTTGATCTAACACTTCAACGACTTTGGCAGAAATCACATCCCGCTCCTCGAAGGTGCGGTCAAGATCTAAGGTACCAATCACAGATCGGGTCGTGGTTTGTGCTAATTGAATCGCTGCATAGCGATAATCGGTGATCCCATAACTGGCCTTGACCGGGTCGATAACCGAGATATAAATCACGCCATCAACTTCGACATTGACCTCATCGCTAGAAAAACATTCCTGTGGCGGCACATCGATTGTTTCTTCTTTTAAATCGTGAATATAGGCCACTCTATCGAAGAAAGGTATCAGCGCATGGAAACCTGCATCTAAGGTACTGTGGTACTTACCTAAGCGCTCCACTATATAAGCCGATTTTGTGGGTACTAGGCGGATGGATTGGAATAACTTAATCACAAAGACCGCGAAGATAATGCCCCAAATCAGCATCACCGCCACGTCGGTATCTAATGCAATACTCATTATTTTGCTCCCTTAGTCACTGACGAATGGCCACTCACGCTGTGGGTGACTTGCTCCATTCCCTCAAAGAAACCTTCTAGTTTTGCCATTTCCGCCGGCACGACTGAAACCTGCGCATCCGCTAAAATTTTACCAACTTGGGCAATAAACTGCTCTTTTAGCAGCATATTCATGGCATCGTTGCCGCCATTTACGGCTAAAGCTTGGGAGATCATCGCCATCCCCTCGGATTTTGCCTTAGCGATAATGGCAATCTCTTGGCCCGTACCTTTAGCTTCGTTGATCCGCTTCTGTTTTTGACCTTCAGAGATATTAATCGCCTCCTGGCGCTCCCCTTCGGACAAGTTAATCATCGCCGCCTTTTCGGCATTGGCGAGCGTAATTTCAGCCCTTTTACGACGCTCGGCTTCCATCTGCTTCTCGAGCGTGTGGATCACATGACGCGATGGGGTAATGTTACGTATTTCATAACGCAATACCTTAATGCCCCAAGGTTCTGAAGCCTTATCTATCTCGCGCACGATGGACTCGTTCAGCCTGTCACGCTCAGAAAAGGTTTCACTCAAAGTGAGCTTACCAATTTCAGAGCGCATGGTCGTCTGGGCTAGATTCACAGCTGCTTTACGATAGTTTTCAATACCATAACTTGCGAGCTTGCCATCCATCACCTTTAAGTAGACCAAGCCGTCGACCTCGAGCTGAGTATTGTCTTTAGAAATACAGCTCTGGGGCGGCACATCGAGCACTTGTTCACGAGTATCATGACGGTAGGCAACCCTATCGATAAAAGGCACCAAAAAATGGAATCCAGGTTGCAACACTGCGCGAAATTTGCCAAGGCGTTCAATCACATGAACCTCTCGCATCGGCACAATCAGCATCAGCTTATAAAGAAGAAATAGCAGCGCCAAAATGGCTAAGGTAAATACAAACATAGACTCATCCTTTAGTTGTGGGCTTGCGCCTCTGTGATAGGTTCTACCACTAGGGCAATGTTTTCACGGCAAATAATTCTAACGACACTGCCCGCGGCAATAATGCTGCCGTCTCCTAACGCAGGCCATTCACTGCCCTGAAATTCGACCCTTCCCGCCGTTTGGCCAGGACCTATAGTTTGTTTAACACGGGCAATTTGATTGTAGAGGTCAAGCTCTTCGTCAGTATTATCGACATGGGAGTCGCCACCGACCAAACGCTGGGTGACTTGGCGGAATGTGAGTAAAAGCACTATGGCCGAGATAAACCACAGCGTGAGGCTTTGTACTATGCCTTCGACTAGCCCAATGCCGAGTGCAGCGGCGACAATCATGCAAGCAGCCCCGAGGAGCACAACGATGCCACCGGGCACCACCAGCTCGGCCAGCATTAAGATTATCCCTATGACTGACCAGACAAAGATTGGATTCGAAAACGTCATATTTCCCCCTGAAATGAACGTATCTTGTACAGCACTATAGCAGCAGTCTAAATTAGATGCGACATAATATGTCAAAATAAAACCGTGGTGATTTTTGGCCTATCCTCCAGCCAATGACAGCGGCAACAATATTTGCAGAGCTGAAGCCAGCATTTTCGTCATAGATGAAAAATTAACCAACGACAATTCAATATCTTAACTAGGATAGAGAGAAGTACATCGTCAATATCGATATAACTTACTACAAATCAACAAATTAAAAATGTTAGCAAGTTTTAGGGTTTATGTGATTTTCACAGCAACACTAGATAAAAACTTTGAATAAATGTGAGATTTTGCATATATTGCCCGCACTTTTTGCTTACCCCAAGACAAACGTCTAACTTAGCCCGCGGCACTGCCCGCATTTTGGGCTCAGATTGGGGTAATCATAGAGATAAAAACGATGAAGCTTTTACCCTACAACAGGAAAAAACAATGAAAAAATCATGCCTATGTCTAGCATTAATGCTTACTCCTCAAGCATTTGCTGGTGACTTAGTACAGTGGTGGGATTTCAGTGCAACGACTCTTTACGGCGAAGACTACGACTTAGATCCAGGTACACAAGCCACGGTCACACTCGAAACCGCTGGTGCATGGAAATACGGTGATTGGTTTGCCTTCCAAGATTTTATCTACTTCAAGGGCAACCACACTGGCAAGGATAGCACTGCCTACGGCGAACTCTCACCTCGCTTCAGCGCGAGTAAAATTCTCGGTGAAAAAATTGCTTTCGGTCCAGTTACCGACGTTTCATTAGCCCTGACCTACGAAAAAGGTGAAGGCCCAATTAAGAGCTTCCTATACGGTGTTGGCGTTGACGTCGCTGTGCCTTATTTTACTTACCTGAACTTCAACACCTACCGCCGTAATGGTACTAGCTATGGTACCGAGACTGACGGTTGGCAGTTCACTCCGGTTTACCGCATCGACATCCCTGTAGGTAACGCTAATATCGTATTCGATGGCTTTATTGACTGGGTATTCGCAACAGATAAGAATCAAGACGGCTATCAAGAGAACTTCCACTTCAATCCGCAAATCAAATACGATTTGGGTAAAACCTTATTCGGTGACCACCAAGCAAACAAATTACTTGTGGGTATCGAGTACGATCTGTGGACCAACAAATACGGTGTTAAAGGCGTAGATCAAGATACTTACTCAGTGATCGCCCAGTACCACTTCTAATCGCAGCGGTAGCGAATTAGCCATAAAAAAGGTGCCCTAGGCACCTTTTTTTCTGTTCAAACTCGATAAGCGACGGACTTAAGCCAATAACTTCTTCGCAGCAGCAACGACAATCGACACCGCGCTAACTTCGGTTTTCTTCATAGTCGCTTCATCAGGAATTTCTTGCTGGGTACGGTTTACAATCACACCGGCCACACAGGCCGCACGCCAACCTTGGGTCGCACACATAGTAAATAGAGTTGCCGATTCCATCTCGTAGTTCAGTACGCCCATTTCCTGCCACTCTTTCATCGAGCCAGCAAAACGACGCGTCACGCGGCCAGTCACGGTATCGTAACGCTCTTGGCCTGGGTAGAAGGTATCAGAAGATGCCGTAACACCAATATGGGGCTCAACACCCGCATCACGGCAAGCAGCAACCATAGCCGTGGTACACTCAAAGTTGGCCACAGCAGGGAACTCCATCGGGGCAAAATGCAGGCTTGCGCCGTCTAAACGCACAGAAGCTTGAGTAACAATCACATCACCCACGTTAACATGTGGCTGAATAGCGCCAGTAGTACCTACACGTAGGAAGGTGCTTACGCCTAGCTGAGCTAATTCTTCAACCGCAATCGAAGTTGATGGACCGCCAATACCCGTAGAGCAAATGACGACAGGTTTGCCATCTGCGTAAGCTAAATAACTCGTGTATTCACGATGACTCGCTAAAAAGGTCGGGTTATCCATCAATTCTGCAATACGTTTAACACGCTCTGGATCGCCCGGTACAATTGCCAGCGTCGCACCATCGAGCATTGCTTTGGTCAAACCTAAATGAAATACATCAGCCATTGTGAAAACCCCTTTCATTTTTGATAATAAAATTCTTATAAGATCGACTTTAACCTAGTATCGAAGCGACGAAGGTTAACTTGATCACAGAATAATCGGCAAGAAGTAATTCAACCTCCGTAATCAAATTACCAAAGTGATTACCCGCTGTTCACAAAGCATACTCTTCTATGCCTAAAAAGGAGCCGATCTCAGCGTAACTCAAATTGTGGTCTCGAATTACCCCATGGGCAACAAAGCTAAGAGCAAATATTTAAATAATTGATTTAATTAAAATTTGCTGAAATCGAGCTTTGGTATTAATCTGAATAAGGATAAAGAAAAAGCTAACTCATGTTTTAGCATTGTGCCGTAGAGGGATTAAAACTGCGGTACACCTGTAGTAAATGATGACAAGGAGAACACCCATGTTTCCAGAATACAGCGACCTTATTTCCAGTTTAAAAGCCCAAGATGCCGATTTTGAAAGAAAATGTATTGAACACAATCAATTAGATGAAGATATAAAACAAATGGAGAAACGCGTCGGCAGCGATTTCAATCCCGCAGTTAAAGAACTCAAGAGCCGTAAACTTCACCTTAAAGAAGAAATTTATCAGATCTTAAAATCCCACGGCTAACTGGAGTTGCTGAAAAACAAAGGGCGCCGAGGCGCCCTTTTGTATTGCGTTAAAAGATTACAGGTAGTAATCCTTAAGCGGTGGGAAACCGTTAAAGCACACCGCAGAATATGTCGTAGTGTAAGCACCAGCGGTTAACCAGAACATACGGTCGCCGATTGCTAAATCATTTGGCAGACCATAGCTGTAGTGTTCATACATAATATCCGCGCTATCGCAAGTTGGGCCTGCAATCACACATTTATCCAGTTCGCCCTGCTTATGGGTAAAGATGGGGAATTTAATCGCTTCATCCATGGTTTCGATGAGACCTGAGAATTTACCCACATCGGTAAATACCCAGCGCTCTAGGGCCGTGTGCGACTTCTTGCTGATAAGCACCACTTCAGAGACTAAGATACCCGCGTTAGAAATTAACGAACGACCAGGCTCGAGAATGATTTGCGGTAAATCATCACCAAAATCTTCCTTCAAGAAGTGGGTGATTTGCTCTGCATACACGCCAAGTTGGTTGGTTTTATCGATATAGTTGGCAGGGAAGCCACCGCCCATGTTGATCATTTTTAGACAAATATCATGCTCATCACGCAAACGATCGAAAATGAATTTCACTTTACCGATAGCAGAATCCCAAGCACCGATGTCACGTTGCTGAGAACCTACGTGGAATGAAATACCGTAGGGTTCTAAACCAAGTTCTTTAGCTAAAACTAACAACTCATAGGCCATTTCGTTTTGGCAACCAAACTTGCGTGACAGCGGCCAGTCTGCCGTGTCAGTACCTTCAGTCAAAATACGAACATAAATACGCGATCCTGGCGCTTCTTCCGCAATCATGCGTAAATCAGCTTCAGAGTCTGATGCATACATACGCACACCACGCTCATAAAAAGCTCGCACATCTTGACGCTTTTTAATGGTGTTGCCGTAGCTGACGCGGTCCGCCGTTACACCAACATTCATCACCATATCTAATTCATAAATAGAAGCGATATCGAAATTTGACCCTTTATCTTTTAATAGGGTCAGGATCTCGGCCGCGGGGTTTGCCTTAACTGCATAATATACATTGGCGTAAGGGAAACTATTAACCATGTCATCGTATTGCTTCGAAATGATACTCGTGTCGATCACAACGAAAGGGGTCGCTTTATCTTTGGCAAACTCTTCAATTCGTTTGAAGGTTTCTGCATCATAATAATCAGCAACATCAATAGATTGGAATTGGCTCATTGGGCCAGGATCTCCTTGGGGTCAAATTGATAAAAATTGTGTTGGTGGATTAAAAACGTGCGAAGTAAACGCTATTTTTTATTTCAACGCAACGAATTTTTATGCTGAATAACTAACTTTTTATGCTTTAAAATGTCAAAAATATGCAACAGTTGAAAAAGCATTGAAAAAACAGATAATTATGCACGATTTTAGCAATGATTATTCATACTAAAAAGCATGTTTATTTTGGGGAATATTGCAAGCTTTGCTGCTAGCTACACCAGAGTCGTGGTAAAGCTAACTGAAGATAAAATTGACGCGGGAGCTTAGAGAGAATAACT
This genomic window contains:
- a CDS encoding SPOR domain-containing protein; translation: MSNRDYANRSRPQAGAKQRPVRATRRPAQKKPAPSQKQPIALILFVIFAVGCFVYFLWSIKDTAKQEPVVEATSETRTKPKEPAATLIPKVKEVQRQAVTTPVEAPVEEKVVVEEAPEPKKDPNALPPKPKEEWTYLDELENKHVEVDLPEVVATRAPQQYQMQCASFRQESQANQMKAVIAFQGLEAQVRQIEGSSGTWYKVILGPYERKRDAERKRHTLQNAGINGCQILPITK
- a CDS encoding SPFH domain-containing protein; this translates as MSIALDTDVAVMLIWGIIFAVFVIKLFQSIRLVPTKSAYIVERLGKYHSTLDAGFHALIPFFDRVAYIHDLKEETIDVPPQECFSSDEVNVEVDGVIYISVIDPVKASYGITDYRYAAIQLAQTTTRSVIGTLDLDRTFEERDVISAKVVEVLDQAGATWGIRVHRYEIKNITPPETVKNAMEMQVNAERERRALLAKSEGDKQSKINRSEGIKAETVNRSEGEMQRRINEAEGKAEEILTLSRATAESIERLASVIAAPGGHNALRMQLGEQYFKQLDGLSQKNSKVVLPGNMVNFDYWMDSIGLQEKS
- a CDS encoding SPFH domain-containing protein is translated as MFVFTLAILALLFLLYKLMLIVPMREVHVIERLGKFRAVLQPGFHFLVPFIDRVAYRHDTREQVLDVPPQSCISKDNTQLEVDGLVYLKVMDGKLASYGIENYRKAAVNLAQTTMRSEIGKLTLSETFSERDRLNESIVREIDKASEPWGIKVLRYEIRNITPSRHVIHTLEKQMEAERRKRAEITLANAEKAAMINLSEGERQEAINISEGQKQKRINEAKGTGQEIAIIAKAKSEGMAMISQALAVNGGNDAMNMLLKEQFIAQVGKILADAQVSVVPAEMAKLEGFFEGMEQVTHSVSGHSSVTKGAK
- a CDS encoding NfeD family protein, encoding MTFSNPIFVWSVIGIILMLAELVVPGGIVVLLGAACMIVAAALGIGLVEGIVQSLTLWFISAIVLLLTFRQVTQRLVGGDSHVDNTDEELDLYNQIARVKQTIGPGQTAGRVEFQGSEWPALGDGSIIAAGSVVRIICRENIALVVEPITEAQAHN
- a CDS encoding outer membrane protein OmpK, translating into MKKSCLCLALMLTPQAFAGDLVQWWDFSATTLYGEDYDLDPGTQATVTLETAGAWKYGDWFAFQDFIYFKGNHTGKDSTAYGELSPRFSASKILGEKIAFGPVTDVSLALTYEKGEGPIKSFLYGVGVDVAVPYFTYLNFNTYRRNGTSYGTETDGWQFTPVYRIDIPVGNANIVFDGFIDWVFATDKNQDGYQENFHFNPQIKYDLGKTLFGDHQANKLLVGIEYDLWTNKYGVKGVDQDTYSVIAQYHF
- the udp gene encoding uridine phosphorylase, translating into MADVFHLGLTKAMLDGATLAIVPGDPERVKRIAELMDNPTFLASHREYTSYLAYADGKPVVICSTGIGGPSTSIAVEELAQLGVSTFLRVGTTGAIQPHVNVGDVIVTQASVRLDGASLHFAPMEFPAVANFECTTAMVAACRDAGVEPHIGVTASSDTFYPGQERYDTVTGRVTRRFAGSMKEWQEMGVLNYEMESATLFTMCATQGWRAACVAGVIVNRTQQEIPDEATMKKTEVSAVSIVVAAAKKLLA
- a CDS encoding YdcH family protein → MFPEYSDLISSLKAQDADFERKCIEHNQLDEDIKQMEKRVGSDFNPAVKELKSRKLHLKEEIYQILKSHG
- a CDS encoding type III PLP-dependent enzyme gives rise to the protein MSQFQSIDVADYYDAETFKRIEEFAKDKATPFVVIDTSIISKQYDDMVNSFPYANVYYAVKANPAAEILTLLKDKGSNFDIASIYELDMVMNVGVTADRVSYGNTIKKRQDVRAFYERGVRMYASDSEADLRMIAEEAPGSRIYVRILTEGTDTADWPLSRKFGCQNEMAYELLVLAKELGLEPYGISFHVGSQQRDIGAWDSAIGKVKFIFDRLRDEHDICLKMINMGGGFPANYIDKTNQLGVYAEQITHFLKEDFGDDLPQIILEPGRSLISNAGILVSEVVLISKKSHTALERWVFTDVGKFSGLIETMDEAIKFPIFTHKQGELDKCVIAGPTCDSADIMYEHYSYGLPNDLAIGDRMFWLTAGAYTTTYSAVCFNGFPPLKDYYL